In a genomic window of Coregonus clupeaformis isolate EN_2021a chromosome 27, ASM2061545v1, whole genome shotgun sequence:
- the LOC121541445 gene encoding RING finger protein 122, which yields MSAVAFQDLPLNIYMVIFGTGVFVFVLSLIFCCYFISKLRYQAQRERFGYKAVVFKGDTKKLNLHGQTCAVCLEDFRVKDELGVLPCQHAFHRSCLVKWLEVRCVCPMCNKPITGPSEHRHSLGTLLEELV from the exons ATGTCTGCCGTGGCGTTCCAGGACCTTCCTCTCAACATCTACATGGTCATCTTCGGGACCGGAGTCTTCGTCTTCGTCCTCAGCCTCATCTTCTGCTGCTACTTCATCAG tAAACTGAGGTACCAGGCCCAGCGAGAGAGGTTTGGATACAAAGCG GTGGTATTCAAAGGGGATACAAAGAAACTGAATCTACACGGG CAGACATGTGCAGTGTGCTTGGAGGACTTCAGAGTGAAAGATGAGCTAGGAGTGTTGCCATGCCAACATGCCTTTCACCGGAG TTGCCTGGTGAAGTGGCTGGAGGTGCGCTGTGTGTGTCCCATGTGTAACAAGCCCATCACTGGACCATCTGAACATCGCCACAGCCTGGGCACACTACTGGAAGAACTGGTGTAG